The Lysinibacillus pakistanensis genome includes a window with the following:
- a CDS encoding peptidoglycan D,D-transpeptidase FtsI family protein, with the protein MRKAPRKNRAASVKAKHHSNLTFRMNVLFFAIFIVFSMLIFRLGYMQIVKGEEYVKFLESTEEVPVNTSVPRGRMYDRYGRILVDNHPENAITYTKMQTTKTEEMLKIAEKLAQLIEQPTNRVTLRDKQDFWILKNHDAAYKKVTKAEEDKIRQKKDITTSQINAEIDKLVRERITNEELLQLTDADLEILAIYREMASGYNLSPQIIKSENVSADEFARVSERLTEMPGVNTTTDWKRVKLSSLSILGRTTVPAKGIPKEKLNYYLARDYSRNDRVGESYIEAQYEDLLQGQKAVVKNITNRKGQVVDTVTTYEGEPGKDLVLSLDSELTAATEKIVEEELLNLKARSGSKLLDRAFLVMMDPNTGDILSMVGKKIEKDSETGKNVVVDYSYGNFTTAYEAGSAVKAATLLTGYNLGAITTRTVLGDEPITLLGTRPKKSIFNPYGYIQMDGLRALEQSSNVFMFKTALLINKTPYSYGMPLRLKDDTFQKMRNSYAQFGLGVKTGVDLPNEFSGVQGPSGPTYGGKLLDLAIGQYDTYTPLQLAQYISTVANGGYRIQPHIVKEVRQPSKDGQELGQLVTEVGPTILNRIDNSSDEINYVKQGLRRVYTGTNGTAKRHFANAPYTAAGKTGTAEVIYYGDLRENWGTYTLTYTHVGFAPYENPEIAYAVVIPWASTNPQQPFSANSEIARKALDKYYELKEKYKTEKVTDSDVTQPILPAVTKDKIGEDEQQ; encoded by the coding sequence TTGCGCAAAGCACCAAGGAAAAATCGCGCGGCGAGTGTTAAAGCAAAACATCATTCTAATTTAACATTTCGTATGAATGTCCTTTTCTTTGCTATATTTATCGTATTTTCAATGTTAATTTTTAGACTCGGTTATATGCAAATCGTGAAAGGGGAAGAGTATGTAAAATTTTTAGAGAGTACAGAGGAAGTCCCTGTTAATACAAGTGTACCAAGGGGCCGCATGTATGATCGTTACGGGCGTATTTTAGTCGATAATCACCCTGAAAATGCTATTACCTATACGAAAATGCAAACAACGAAAACAGAGGAAATGCTAAAAATCGCTGAAAAGCTAGCACAATTAATTGAACAGCCTACAAATCGTGTGACATTGCGCGATAAGCAGGATTTTTGGATACTTAAAAACCATGATGCTGCCTATAAAAAAGTGACAAAGGCTGAAGAAGACAAAATTCGACAAAAAAAAGATATTACAACAAGCCAAATCAACGCAGAGATTGATAAACTAGTGCGTGAACGTATTACAAATGAAGAGCTTTTACAATTGACAGATGCAGATTTAGAAATACTAGCAATCTATCGAGAGATGGCTTCTGGCTATAATTTATCACCTCAAATTATTAAAAGTGAAAATGTATCGGCAGATGAATTTGCACGTGTATCAGAACGCTTAACAGAGATGCCAGGCGTCAACACAACAACAGATTGGAAGCGTGTGAAATTATCATCTCTTTCTATTTTAGGGCGAACAACTGTCCCGGCGAAAGGGATTCCAAAGGAAAAGCTGAATTACTATTTAGCTCGTGATTATTCACGTAATGACCGCGTTGGTGAAAGTTATATTGAAGCACAATATGAAGATTTACTACAAGGGCAAAAAGCAGTTGTTAAAAATATTACGAATAGAAAAGGGCAGGTAGTCGATACCGTGACAACCTATGAAGGTGAGCCTGGTAAAGATTTGGTCTTATCATTAGATAGTGAATTAACTGCTGCAACAGAGAAAATTGTCGAAGAAGAATTACTTAATTTAAAAGCACGTTCCGGTTCAAAATTATTAGATCGTGCATTTTTAGTTATGATGGATCCAAATACTGGAGACATATTATCAATGGTTGGTAAGAAGATTGAAAAAGATTCAGAGACAGGAAAAAATGTAGTCGTTGATTATTCATATGGTAACTTTACAACAGCTTATGAGGCAGGTTCTGCAGTTAAGGCAGCAACATTACTAACGGGGTACAATTTAGGAGCAATTACAACACGGACTGTATTAGGTGATGAACCCATCACGTTATTGGGTACTAGGCCAAAAAAATCTATTTTTAACCCATATGGCTATATCCAGATGGATGGTTTAAGAGCCTTAGAGCAATCTTCTAACGTATTTATGTTTAAAACTGCTCTACTCATTAATAAAACACCTTATAGCTATGGAATGCCTCTACGTTTAAAGGACGATACTTTCCAAAAAATGCGTAATTCCTATGCACAGTTCGGGTTAGGGGTAAAAACAGGGGTCGATTTACCAAATGAATTTAGCGGTGTTCAAGGTCCTTCTGGTCCAACCTATGGAGGGAAGTTACTTGACTTAGCAATCGGACAGTACGATACGTATACACCTTTACAATTAGCACAATATATTTCAACCGTTGCTAATGGTGGCTATCGAATTCAGCCGCATATAGTGAAAGAAGTGCGTCAGCCATCAAAAGATGGACAGGAGCTTGGTCAATTAGTAACAGAGGTTGGACCAACAATTTTAAATCGTATTGATAATTCATCAGATGAAATTAACTATGTAAAACAAGGGCTTCGTCGTGTCTATACAGGTACAAATGGTACAGCTAAAAGACACTTTGCAAATGCACCATATACAGCGGCAGGGAAAACAGGAACAGCAGAGGTAATATATTACGGGGATTTGAGAGAAAATTGGGGTACATATACACTTACGTATACACATGTTGGTTTTGCCCCTTATGAAAATCCTGAAATTGCCTACGCTGTAGTTATTCCTTGGGCATCAACAAACCCTCAACAACCATTTTCGGCTAATAGTGAGATTG
- a CDS encoding superoxide dismutase — MAYELPQLTYAYDALEPHIDAKTMEIHHSKHHNTYVTNLNAAVEGTEFAEKDINDLIANLDALPADKQTAVRNNGGGHANHTLFWEVIAPGGSNTPVGEVAKAIDAKFGSFDAFKEEFAKAATTRFGSGWAWLIVDGDSVAVTSTPNQDSPVMEGKTPILGLDVWEHAYYLNYQNRRPDYISAFWNVVNWDVVEAKFQAAK, encoded by the coding sequence ATGGCTTATGAATTACCACAATTAACTTACGCTTATGACGCATTAGAACCACATATCGATGCAAAAACAATGGAGATTCACCATTCTAAACATCACAATACGTACGTAACAAATTTAAATGCTGCTGTTGAAGGCACTGAATTTGCAGAGAAAGATATTAACGATCTAATCGCAAACCTTGATGCGCTTCCAGCTGACAAACAAACTGCTGTACGTAACAATGGTGGTGGACATGCCAACCATACATTATTCTGGGAAGTAATCGCTCCAGGCGGTTCAAACACTCCAGTTGGTGAAGTTGCAAAAGCGATTGACGCTAAATTCGGTTCTTTCGATGCATTCAAAGAAGAATTTGCAAAAGCTGCTACAACTCGCTTTGGTTCAGGTTGGGCATGGTTAATCGTTGATGGTGACTCAGTTGCTGTTACATCAACTCCAAACCAAGACTCTCCAGTTATGGAAGGTAAAACACCAATCCTAGGCTTAGACGTTTGGGAGCATGCTTACTACCTTAACTACCAAAACCGTCGTCCAGATTACATCAGTGCATTCTGGAACGTAGTGAACTGGGATGTAGTGGAAGCAAAATTCCAAGCTGCAAAATAA
- a CDS encoding DUF456 domain-containing protein codes for MEIVGWILVIACFIISFIGLVYPIIPGVIFLLGGFIVYGLFFSFADLNWLFWAIEILFVVLLFGADTVANAFGIKKFGGTNAGMWGSTIGLLIGPFVIPVAGILIGPFLGAVIAELLVERRPFGEAVKSGVGSLVGFLTSTVAKAVIQIVMIIVFFIAI; via the coding sequence GTGGAAATTGTTGGCTGGATATTAGTGATTGCCTGCTTTATCATTTCATTTATTGGTTTGGTGTACCCCATCATTCCAGGGGTTATTTTTTTACTTGGCGGCTTTATAGTCTATGGATTATTTTTCTCTTTTGCCGATTTAAATTGGTTGTTCTGGGCAATTGAGATTTTATTTGTTGTGCTGTTATTTGGTGCAGATACAGTAGCAAACGCCTTCGGTATAAAAAAGTTCGGTGGTACAAATGCAGGGATGTGGGGTAGTACCATTGGTTTATTAATAGGACCGTTCGTTATCCCTGTTGCAGGAATACTAATAGGACCGTTTTTAGGAGCAGTAATTGCTGAGCTACTTGTGGAGCGTCGCCCATTCGGTGAGGCCGTTAAAAGTGGTGTTGGTTCGCTTGTAGGTTTTTTAACTTCGACAGTAGCAAAAGCGGTTATCCAAATTGTTATGATTATTGTGTTCTTTATCGCTATCTGA
- a CDS encoding Na/Pi cotransporter family protein encodes MTIDWQNILFQFLGGLGVFLFSIKFMGDGLQKSADDRLREWLNRFTTNPLMGVLVGIIVTICIQSSSATTVITVGLVSAGFLTLRQAIGVIMGANIGTTITAFIIGINIGFYFYPLLAIGAGLLFFFKKATYQHIGQIVFGFGGLFLGLELMSASMQAIHQLADFASLTLHLRDQPVIGIFLGTVFTLLVQSSTATVGVLQGLYAEHLIGLESALPILFGENIGTTITAVLASLGASIYAKRAAVAHVLFNVIGTVIFMIFFTPFMQFVQWISELFHLEPRMQIAIAHGSFNVINMIIQVPFIGGLAALVTKLLPGRDENIDVTTKHLDPSFIDSSPAIALGQAKEEVLRMGEHALRGLEETFLYMKTGEAVHIPTVLQLEAVLNHLDKEITDYLVMVSKQPLSRADSVRHHTLLTNVRDIERIGDHFENILELLQYKDHHEVSLSKSARQDLIGMFSLAIEAVRKSIEALDTASLSLAQEVTELESLIDDMEDKLRQKHIARLNANECSGAAGIVYTDIVSNLERIGDHAVNIADSILGIRH; translated from the coding sequence TTGACGATAGATTGGCAAAACATACTGTTTCAATTTTTAGGTGGGTTAGGAGTATTCCTATTTTCAATTAAATTTATGGGGGACGGACTCCAAAAATCAGCAGATGATCGACTGCGGGAATGGTTGAATCGGTTTACAACCAATCCATTAATGGGTGTGCTCGTAGGCATAATTGTGACGATTTGTATTCAATCAAGCTCTGCAACAACAGTCATTACGGTCGGGCTTGTCAGTGCAGGCTTTTTAACATTACGTCAAGCAATTGGTGTTATTATGGGTGCTAATATTGGCACGACCATCACGGCATTTATTATTGGCATTAATATTGGTTTTTATTTTTATCCACTGTTGGCGATAGGTGCTGGATTATTATTTTTCTTTAAGAAAGCAACATACCAGCATATAGGGCAAATCGTATTTGGTTTTGGGGGATTATTTTTAGGCTTGGAGTTAATGAGCGCAAGTATGCAGGCCATTCATCAATTGGCTGATTTTGCATCATTAACGCTGCATCTAAGAGATCAGCCCGTTATTGGCATCTTTTTAGGGACAGTGTTTACATTACTTGTGCAAAGCTCAACAGCAACTGTCGGTGTGCTACAGGGCTTATATGCTGAGCATCTTATTGGCTTGGAAAGTGCATTACCTATTTTATTTGGCGAAAATATTGGGACAACGATTACAGCTGTTTTAGCGTCGCTAGGAGCTTCTATTTATGCGAAGCGTGCAGCTGTGGCGCATGTGCTGTTTAATGTTATCGGCACTGTTATTTTCATGATCTTTTTTACACCCTTTATGCAATTTGTTCAATGGATTAGTGAGCTCTTCCATCTAGAGCCGAGGATGCAAATTGCCATTGCACATGGCTCCTTTAATGTAATTAACATGATTATTCAGGTACCATTTATTGGTGGCTTAGCAGCACTTGTGACAAAGCTATTGCCTGGACGTGACGAAAATATTGATGTAACAACGAAGCATTTAGATCCGTCCTTTATTGACTCGTCTCCAGCAATTGCACTTGGGCAAGCAAAAGAGGAAGTGCTGCGAATGGGGGAGCATGCACTACGTGGTTTGGAAGAAACATTCTTATATATGAAAACAGGTGAAGCTGTCCATATTCCAACTGTTTTGCAGCTAGAGGCAGTACTGAATCATTTAGACAAGGAAATCACAGATTATTTAGTGATGGTGTCTAAGCAACCCCTTTCTCGTGCAGACTCAGTAAGACACCACACATTGCTAACAAATGTACGCGACATTGAACGCATTGGGGATCATTTTGAAAATATTTTAGAGCTTTTACAATATAAGGATCACCATGAGGTAAGCTTAAGTAAGTCAGCACGCCAAGATTTGATTGGCATGTTTAGCCTGGCAATTGAAGCGGTACGCAAGAGCATAGAGGCACTGGATACTGCAAGTTTAAGCTTAGCACAGGAAGTAACAGAGCTGGAAAGTCTGATTGATGATATGGAGGATAAGCTACGACAAAAGCATATTGCACGCTTAAACGCAAATGAGTGCAGTGGTGCTGCAGGGATTGTTTATACTGATATTGTTAGCAACTTAGAGCGTATTGGTGACCATGCTGTAAATATAGCCGATTCTATTTTAGGGATTCGACATTAA
- a CDS encoding DUF1189 family protein — translation MNHSQLFIDSLIHPKKLAAYRLLPIGKVIQYTFLLITIVTVFSFGRFTAGMSVNTFDMTSINGLTEYIEGIKWLLYPVTFIMLFVFTTMLIFGQIALYALAGLFILKVMKRRGEYRHIWRTTTFAMTWAILISMLSDYLPINSTIISIFSLLLTVTLLTITFTKYPKQPIAK, via the coding sequence ATGAACCACTCACAACTATTTATTGACAGCTTAATTCATCCTAAAAAACTAGCTGCCTACCGTTTATTACCTATCGGAAAAGTCATTCAATATACCTTTCTGCTCATAACAATCGTGACGGTTTTCTCGTTTGGTCGCTTTACAGCTGGTATGTCTGTAAATACATTTGATATGACAAGTATAAACGGGTTAACTGAATATATAGAGGGCATTAAATGGCTTTTGTACCCTGTAACATTCATCATGCTTTTCGTTTTTACAACCATGCTTATTTTTGGGCAAATTGCACTCTATGCCTTAGCAGGTCTATTTATCTTAAAAGTGATGAAGCGTCGAGGGGAATACCGTCATATTTGGCGAACAACAACATTTGCCATGACCTGGGCTATTCTTATCAGCATGCTATCAGATTATCTACCGATTAACAGCACAATTATCTCTATTTTTTCCTTACTTTTAACTGTTACTCTATTAACTATTACCTTTACAAAATATCCAAAACAACCAATTGCAAAATAA
- the ispG gene encoding flavodoxin-dependent (E)-4-hydroxy-3-methylbut-2-enyl-diphosphate synthase, producing MSEICHRSNTRPVRVGNLTIGGSNELFIQSMCTTKTHDVEATVAEILRLEEAGCQIVRVAVPDERAADAIAEIKKRIHIPLVADIHFDYKLALKAIENGIDKVRINPGNIGRKEKVEAVVNAAKAKGIPIRIGVNAGSLERHILEKYGYPTADGMVESALHHIKILEDLDFHDIIVSMKASDVNLAIEAYEKASKAFNYPLHLGITESGTLFAGTVKSAAGLGAILSKGIGNTLRISLSADPVEEVKVARELLKSFGLASNMATLISCPTCGRIEIDLISIANEVEEYISKLNVPLKVAVLGCAVNGPGEAREADIGIAGARGEGLLFMKGKTVRKVPEETMVEELKKEIDKLAAEMEEKRAAEEAAKANA from the coding sequence ATGAGTGAAATTTGTCACCGTTCAAATACACGTCCCGTACGTGTCGGTAACTTAACAATTGGTGGTAGTAATGAATTATTCATTCAAAGTATGTGTACAACAAAAACACATGATGTTGAAGCAACAGTAGCAGAAATACTTCGTCTAGAGGAAGCAGGCTGTCAAATTGTTCGTGTGGCAGTTCCAGACGAGCGTGCAGCGGATGCCATTGCAGAAATAAAAAAACGTATCCATATTCCTCTTGTAGCTGATATTCACTTTGATTATAAATTAGCATTAAAAGCAATTGAAAATGGCATTGATAAAGTACGTATTAATCCAGGTAATATTGGTCGTAAGGAAAAAGTAGAGGCAGTTGTCAATGCAGCTAAAGCAAAAGGAATTCCGATTCGTATCGGTGTTAACGCTGGTTCCTTAGAGCGTCATATTTTAGAAAAATACGGTTATCCAACTGCAGACGGTATGGTTGAATCTGCCCTACACCATATTAAAATATTGGAAGACTTGGATTTCCACGATATTATCGTATCCATGAAGGCATCAGATGTAAATCTTGCAATTGAGGCCTATGAAAAAGCGTCGAAAGCCTTTAATTACCCCCTTCACTTAGGGATTACAGAATCAGGCACACTATTTGCAGGAACTGTAAAATCAGCAGCAGGTTTAGGTGCTATTCTCTCAAAAGGAATCGGTAACACGCTACGTATCTCATTATCTGCTGATCCTGTAGAAGAGGTAAAAGTCGCACGTGAGCTATTAAAATCGTTCGGCTTGGCGTCAAATATGGCAACGCTTATTTCCTGCCCAACATGCGGCCGAATTGAAATAGATTTAATTTCCATTGCTAATGAAGTAGAAGAGTATATTTCTAAATTAAATGTCCCCCTAAAAGTAGCGGTGCTTGGCTGTGCAGTAAACGGTCCTGGTGAAGCACGTGAAGCAGACATTGGTATTGCAGGGGCACGTGGTGAAGGTTTACTATTTATGAAGGGCAAAACTGTTCGAAAAGTCCCTGAAGAAACGATGGTAGAAGAGCTGAAAAAAGAAATTGATAAATTAGCTGCAGAAATGGAAGAAAAGCGAGCAGCTGAAGAAGCAGCAAAAGCAAACGCCTAG
- a CDS encoding 5' nucleotidase, NT5C type: MKKPRFGIDIDGTVTCPSTLIPHINKQYNVNITLDDVCEYDFLSAFPHPIDRGVFNTWFKENEPYMYEVSEAAKDAKSILSAWQNDFELYYISARGENLVDITVNWFKTQAIPYDHIELLGSHDKLAAAKKHAVDAFFEDKHDNAVMLAEELKIPVVLFDTPYNRLAVPDNVVRVYNWQEANQFITQFFK; encoded by the coding sequence ATGAAAAAACCTCGCTTTGGTATTGATATTGACGGAACAGTGACATGTCCCAGTACACTCATTCCACATATTAATAAACAATACAATGTAAACATTACGCTTGATGATGTCTGTGAATATGATTTTTTATCCGCATTTCCACATCCTATTGATCGAGGTGTGTTTAATACATGGTTTAAGGAAAATGAGCCTTATATGTATGAGGTATCTGAAGCGGCGAAAGATGCAAAGAGTATTTTAAGTGCTTGGCAAAACGATTTTGAGCTCTACTATATCTCAGCTCGCGGTGAAAATCTTGTAGATATTACTGTTAATTGGTTTAAAACTCAAGCTATTCCGTATGATCATATCGAGCTTCTGGGCAGCCATGATAAACTAGCAGCAGCAAAAAAACATGCTGTAGATGCGTTCTTTGAGGATAAGCACGATAATGCTGTTATGCTAGCGGAGGAGCTAAAAATACCCGTAGTGTTATTTGACACACCTTATAACCGTCTTGCTGTTCCTGACAATGTTGTGCGGGTCTATAACTGGCAAGAAGCTAATCAATTTATTACGCAATTTTTTAAATAA